GCGTCGTCAACGAGGCCGATCTGGTCGTGGCCCTGCGCGCGAAAGAGATCGCAGGCGCGGCGATGGATGTCTTCTCCGTCGAGCCGCTGCCGGCCGACAGCGAGCTGCTCACGCTCGACAACCTCGTCGTGACGCCGCATCTCGCCGCCATGGCCGCCGACAATTTCGCACCGACCGTGAGGCGGATGTTCGCCAATATCGAGCACGTCTCTCGTGGCGAGCCGGTGCCGCCGCTCGATCTCGTGGTGTGACGGCGCGTCTCAGAAGCTTTCGGCCCAGGGCCTGAGATCGACCTCCTGCGTCCAGGCGCTGCGCGGTTGGCCGAGCACGTCGAGATAGGTCTGGGCGATGGCGTCCGGGTCGAGCGTGTTGTCGGAAGCGTCCGGCCGGGTCGCACTACGCACGCCGCCGTCGATGACGAAGTGCGCGACATGGATGCCCTGCGGCCCGAATTCGCGGGCCGCGCTCTGGGCGAGGCCGCGCAAAGCAAACTTTCCCATGGCGAGGGGCGCCGAGCGGGCAAAGCCCTTGATGCCCGCCGTGGCGCCGGTGAGCAGGATCGCGCCCCGGCCATGCGGCAGCATCCGCCGCGCCGCCTGCTGCACGACGAGGAAAGCGCCG
This sequence is a window from Bosea vestrisii. Protein-coding genes within it:
- a CDS encoding SDR family NAD(P)-dependent oxidoreductase; protein product: MSSLPYRTALIVGAGSGISASFARQLSAAGVQVALAARNTEKLATLTAETGARAFAADASDAASVSRLFDEVDAAFGALDVVVYNASRALRGPLLDLDRAAVEQSLAVNALGAFLVVQQAARRMLPHGRGAILLTGATAGIKGFARSAPLAMGKFALRGLAQSAAREFGPQGIHVAHFVIDGGVRSATRPDASDNTLDPDAIAQTYLDVLGQPRSAWTQEVDLRPWAESF